One window from the genome of Balaenoptera musculus isolate JJ_BM4_2016_0621 chromosome 3, mBalMus1.pri.v3, whole genome shotgun sequence encodes:
- the ENC1 gene encoding ectoderm-neural cortex protein 1: protein MSVSVHENRKSRASSGSINIYLFHKSSYADSVLTHLNLLRQQRLFTDVLLHAGNRTFPCHRAVLAACSRYFEAMFSGGLKESQDSEVNFDNSIHPEVLELLLDYAYSSRVIINEENAESLLEAGDMLEFQDIRDACAEFLEKNLHPTNCLGMLLLSDAHQCTKLYELSWRMCLSNFQTIRKNEDFLQLPQDMVVQLLSSEELETEDERLVYESAINWISYDLKKRYCYLPELLQTVRLALLPAIYLMENVAMEELITKQRKSKEIVEEAIRCKLKILQNDGVVTSLCARPRKTGHALFLLGGQTFMCDKLYLVDQKAKEIIPKADIPSPRKEFSACAIGCKVYITGGRGSENGVSKDVWVYDTLHEEWSKAAPMLVARFGHGSAELKHCLYVVGGHTAATGCLPASPSVSLKQVEHYDPTTNKWTMVAPLREGVSNAAVVSAKLKLFAFGGTSVSHDKLPKVQCYDQCENRWTVPATCPQPWRYTAAAVLGNQIFIMGGDTEFSACSAYKFNSETYQWTKVGDVTAKRMSCHAVASGNKLYVVGGYFGIQRCKTLDCYDPTLDAWNSITTVPYSLIPTAFVSTWKHLPS, encoded by the coding sequence ATGTCTGTCAGCGTGCACGAGAACCGCAAGTCCAGGGCCAGCAGTGGCTCCATTAACATCTATCTGTTCCACAAGTCCTCCTACGCGGACAGTGTCCTTACTCACCTGAACCTGTTACGCCAGCAGCGTCTCTTCACCGACGTCCTTCTCCATGCCGGAAACAGGACCTTCCCGTGTCACCGGGCGGTGCTGGCCGCGTGCAGCCGCTACTTCGAAGCCATGTTCAGCGGCGGCCTGAAGGAGAGCCAGGACAGCGAAGTCAACTTCGACAACTCCATCCACCCGGAAGTCTTGGAGCTGCTCCTCGACTACGCTTACTCCTCCCGGGTCATCATCAATGAAGAAAACGCGGAATCGCTCCTGGAAGCTGGCGACATGCTGGAGTTTCAAGACATCCGGGATGCCTGCGCCGAGTTCCTAGAGAAGAACCTGCACCCGACCAACTGCCTGGGCATGCTGCTGCTGTCCGACGCGCACCAGTGCACCAAGCTGTACGAGCTCTCCTGGAGGATGTGTCTCAGCAATTTCCAGACCATCAGGAAGAACGAAGATTtcctccagctgccccaggacaTGGTAGTGCAGCTCTTGTCCAGTGAAGAGCTGGAGACGGAAGACGAAAGACTTGTGTACGAGTCTGCAATTAACTGGATCAGCTACGACCTGAAGAAGCGCTACTGCTATCTCCCGGAGCTGTTGCAGACAGTGAGGCTGGCTCTGCTGCCGGCCATCTATCTCATGGAGAATGTGGCCATGGAGGAACTCATCACCAAGCAGAGGAAGAGCAAGGAGATCGTGGAAGAGGCCATCAGGTGCAAGCTGAAAATCCTGCAGAACGACGGTGTGGTGACCAGCCTCTGTGCCCGGCCCCGGAAAACCGGCCATGCCCTCTTCCTCTTGGGAGGACAGACTTTCATGTGTGACAAGCTGTATCTGGTCGACCAGAAGGCCAAAGAGATCATTCCCAAGGCCGACATCCCCAGCCCGAGAAAAGAGTTCAGTGCCTGTGCAATTGGCTGCAAAGTATACATTACTGGGGGGCGAGGGTCTGAGAATGGAGTCTCGAAAGATGTCTGGGTTTATGATACCCTGCATGAGGAGTGGTCCAAGGCGGCCCCCATGCTGGTGGCCAGGTTTGGCCATGGCTCTGCTGAACTGAAGCACTGCCTGTACGTGGTCGGGGGGCACACTGCCGCCACTGGCTGCCTCCCGGCCTCCCCCTCAGTCTCTCTAAAGCAAGTAGAACATTATGACCCCACAACCAACAAATGGACCATGGTGGCCCCTCTCCGAGAAGGGGTCAGCAATGCCGCAGTGGTGAGTGCCAAGCTCAAGCTGTTTGCTTTCGGAGGTACCAGCGTCAGTCATGACAAGCTCCCCAAGGTTCAGTGTTACGATCAGTGTGAAAACAGGTGGACGGTCCCAGCCACCTGTCCCCAGCCCTGGCGTTACACGGCGGCAGCTGTGCTGGGTAACCAGATTTTTATTATGGGGGGAGATACCGAGTTCTCCGCCTGCTCTGCTTATAAATTCAATAGCGAGACTTACCAGTGGACCAAGGTGGGAGACGTGACAGCAAAGCGCATGAGCTGCCACGCTGTGGCCTCCGGAAACAAACTCTACGTGGTTGGAGGGTACTTTGGCATTCAGCGATGCAAAACCCTGGACTGCTACGATCCAACGTTGGACGCGTGGAACAGCATAACCACGGTCCCGTACTCGCTGATCCCTACTGCGTTTGTCAGCACCTGGAAACATCTGCCCTCTTAA